One genomic window of uncultured delta proteobacterium includes the following:
- a CDS encoding Glycosyltransferase family 20, protein MKCIIISNRLPVTVVDRGAKLGITRSGGGLATGLDSLDLDAEKHWIGWPGIYINDPAKRRKMEAMLEKRGLHSVMLTPEDIQDYYEGYSNSTLWPLCHYFPSYIDYDQRYWRAYREVNEMFRDEALRIIEPGDMVWIHDYHLMLLPAMIRERMPDVSIGYFHHIPFPSYELFRCLPERADILHGLLGADLIGFHVHSYMRHFLSALYRVLGLETRMDEVRLDNRVVSVEAFPMGIHYDLYHDAVTKPEVHAHASRMRKLTGNCKTILSVDRLDYSKGIPLRLRGYAGFLENNPEFHGKVSLVLVVVPSRDTVERYAELKTAIDTLVGYINGKFAKPGWTPIFYYYRSFSFAHLSALYNAADIALVTPLRDGMNLVAKEFVAAKRDSPGVLILSEMAGAAVELKEALIVNPTDVLEIEDALYDALSMPEDEQMRRLRAMQKTVARHPVDRWAWEFWYDLAQSRKRNQLLGHKALEGKNLHDVVGAYAAAQKRLLILDYDGTLVPFVNDPQNAGPSSEVLYLLATLAGDARNTVVVSSGRERETLEQWIGHLDIGITAEHGAFSRENGEWTGIGDDAPTPWDVELLAILERTTQKTPRSSIEIKKTALVWHFREVDSWLADLRVTQLINALITPAARLGLQLMRGNKILEIKLPEYNKGAVASRLFSRDAYDFVLAMGDDTTDEDMFIALPPEAVTVKVGAISDNARYNLPSQPDVLLFLQKLALRTLEQGQPADEHQKRYFTLFSQIPLDDEAQNI, encoded by the coding sequence ATGAAATGCATTATTATATCCAACAGGCTGCCGGTCACGGTCGTGGACAGGGGCGCAAAGCTCGGCATCACACGCAGCGGCGGCGGCCTTGCCACCGGGCTGGATTCGCTGGACCTGGATGCCGAGAAGCATTGGATCGGCTGGCCCGGTATATATATAAACGATCCGGCGAAGCGCCGCAAGATGGAGGCCATGCTGGAAAAGCGGGGCCTGCACAGCGTCATGCTCACCCCGGAGGATATCCAGGATTATTACGAAGGGTACTCCAACAGCACCCTTTGGCCGCTCTGCCACTATTTCCCCAGCTATATCGACTACGACCAGCGCTACTGGCGCGCCTACCGCGAAGTGAACGAAATGTTCCGCGACGAGGCGCTGCGCATCATCGAGCCGGGCGACATGGTCTGGATTCACGACTACCACCTCATGCTCCTGCCCGCCATGATCCGCGAGCGCATGCCGGATGTGAGCATCGGGTATTTCCACCACATCCCGTTCCCCTCCTACGAGCTTTTCCGCTGCCTGCCGGAACGGGCGGATATTCTGCACGGCCTCCTCGGCGCGGACCTTATCGGGTTTCACGTGCACAGCTACATGCGCCATTTTCTCAGCGCGCTCTACCGGGTTCTGGGCCTGGAAACCCGGATGGACGAGGTGCGGCTCGACAACAGGGTGGTCTCCGTGGAAGCCTTTCCCATGGGCATACACTACGATCTCTACCACGACGCCGTGACCAAACCGGAAGTGCACGCCCACGCAAGCCGGATGCGCAAGCTGACCGGCAACTGCAAAACCATTCTCTCCGTGGACAGGCTGGACTACAGCAAAGGCATTCCCCTGCGCCTCAGGGGGTATGCCGGTTTTCTGGAGAACAACCCGGAATTTCACGGCAAGGTGAGCCTGGTCCTCGTGGTCGTGCCCTCCCGCGACACGGTGGAACGGTATGCGGAACTCAAAACCGCCATAGACACCCTGGTCGGGTACATTAACGGCAAGTTCGCAAAACCGGGCTGGACGCCCATTTTCTATTATTACCGCTCTTTTTCCTTCGCCCACCTCAGCGCGCTGTACAACGCGGCGGATATCGCCCTCGTCACCCCGCTGCGCGACGGCATGAACCTGGTGGCAAAGGAATTCGTGGCCGCCAAGCGGGATTCGCCGGGCGTTCTGATTTTAAGCGAAATGGCCGGCGCGGCCGTGGAACTTAAAGAGGCGCTTATCGTGAACCCTACGGATGTTCTGGAGATCGAAGACGCGTTGTACGACGCCCTGAGCATGCCGGAAGACGAGCAGATGCGCCGCCTGCGGGCCATGCAGAAAACCGTGGCCCGCCATCCGGTGGACCGCTGGGCGTGGGAGTTCTGGTACGATCTGGCTCAAAGCCGAAAGCGGAATCAACTCCTGGGACACAAGGCCCTTGAGGGCAAAAACCTGCACGACGTCGTCGGCGCTTACGCCGCCGCCCAAAAACGCCTCCTTATCCTGGATTACGACGGCACCCTTGTGCCCTTCGTCAACGACCCCCAAAACGCCGGACCCTCGTCGGAGGTGTTGTATCTACTGGCGACGCTCGCCGGGGACGCGCGCAACACGGTGGTGGTATCCAGCGGCCGGGAACGGGAAACCCTGGAGCAATGGATCGGGCATCTGGATATCGGCATCACGGCGGAACACGGCGCGTTCTCCCGGGAAAACGGGGAATGGACCGGCATTGGCGACGACGCGCCCACCCCCTGGGATGTGGAACTGCTCGCCATTTTGGAGCGGACCACCCAGAAAACGCCGCGCTCCAGCATAGAGATCAAGAAAACGGCCCTGGTCTGGCACTTCAGAGAAGTGGACAGCTGGCTGGCGGACCTGCGCGTAACGCAGCTCATCAACGCGCTGATAACCCCGGCGGCGCGGCTCGGCCTGCAACTTATGCGCGGCAATAAAATTCTGGAAATAAAACTGCCGGAATACAACAAGGGGGCTGTGGCGAGCAGGCTGTTCTCGCGGGACGCGTATGATTTTGTTCTGGCCATGGGCGACGACACGACGGATGAGGACATGTTCATCGCGCTCCCTCCGGAAGCCGTCACCGTCAAGGTCGGCGCGATTTCGGACAACGCCCGGTACAACCTGCCCTCCCAGCCGGACGTTCTGCTGTTTCTCCAAAAGCTCGCCCTCCGCACGCTGGAACAAGGGCAGCCCGCCGATGAGCACCAGAAGCGCTATTTTACACTCTTTTCGCAAATTCCACTTGACGATGAGGCGCAAAATATATAG
- a CDS encoding conserved hypothetical protein (Evidence 4 : Homologs of previously reported genes of unknown function), whose protein sequence is MKETRYTLDYGVIGNCRSAALVSRSGSIDWLCFPDFDSPSLFTALLDQDKGGSFGFILPEGAAVTQSYLGETNILRTECITSDGIFEVLDFMPRYALSPTERHAPPEIYRIIRPLTGMPKLRIVYNPVMDYARGQAGHRTRDGYIRSASTLDDNDNVYLYSSLSHESILEGKEVVLEKEEFLLLSYWQKLVRITIDTAKLEFERTKVYWLNWADRSVKLSEYGDAVSRSLLVLKLMSFDKSGAILAAVTTSIPETVGSVRNWDYRYCWIRDASMSISTLMRMGHLNAAQRFMGFIRDIIRTKHDTFQIMYGIRGERRLTEETLDHLSGFADSKPVRIGNAAYDQRQNDSLGYLLEVICHNYKYFPGPLEDLEETWGIVKKMVKTVAAEWEKPDNSIWEFRNKADHFVFSKVMSWVALDRAAQIASYLRRPDYERTIRAGADIIRADVLEKGWNPKINSFSQAYGNDEVDSSLLLMEQYGFIEAADSRFVATVDRVRRELLHEGLMYRYKNSDDFGEPESAFTICTFWMVRALFVTGRQEEARALFEQVLSCSNHVGLFSEDLDFKTRRQLGNIPQAYSHLALIDVASLFGERIERRVRPTPLD, encoded by the coding sequence TTGAAGGAAACGCGCTACACTTTGGATTACGGGGTTATCGGCAACTGCCGGTCCGCCGCGCTCGTCTCCAGAAGCGGCAGCATCGACTGGCTGTGCTTCCCGGATTTTGACAGCCCGTCCCTGTTCACGGCCCTGTTGGACCAGGACAAGGGGGGCTCCTTCGGCTTCATTCTGCCGGAGGGGGCCGCCGTCACCCAGTCCTACCTTGGGGAAACCAATATCCTGCGCACGGAATGCATCACCTCGGACGGCATTTTCGAGGTGCTGGACTTCATGCCCCGTTACGCGCTCTCCCCGACGGAACGGCACGCGCCGCCGGAGATTTACCGCATCATCCGGCCCCTCACGGGCATGCCCAAGCTCCGCATCGTCTACAACCCGGTGATGGATTACGCTCGCGGCCAAGCGGGACACCGGACGCGCGACGGGTATATCCGCTCCGCCTCGACCCTTGACGACAACGACAACGTCTACCTCTACTCCAGCCTTTCCCATGAGAGCATCCTCGAAGGCAAGGAAGTGGTGCTGGAAAAAGAGGAATTTCTGCTGCTTTCCTATTGGCAGAAGCTGGTCAGGATAACCATAGACACCGCCAAGCTGGAGTTCGAGCGTACCAAAGTTTACTGGCTCAACTGGGCCGACCGCTCTGTCAAACTCAGCGAGTACGGGGACGCGGTTTCCCGGAGCCTCCTGGTGCTCAAGCTCATGAGTTTCGACAAGAGCGGGGCCATTCTCGCGGCCGTGACCACCAGTATTCCGGAAACCGTGGGGAGCGTCCGCAACTGGGATTACCGGTATTGCTGGATCCGCGACGCCTCCATGTCCATCAGCACCCTGATGCGCATGGGGCATCTGAACGCGGCCCAGCGCTTCATGGGGTTCATCCGCGACATCATCCGCACCAAGCACGACACGTTCCAGATCATGTACGGCATCCGGGGCGAGCGCCGCCTGACCGAGGAAACGCTGGACCACCTTTCCGGGTTCGCGGACTCAAAGCCCGTGCGGATCGGCAACGCGGCGTATGACCAGCGCCAGAACGACTCCCTCGGCTATCTTCTGGAAGTCATTTGCCATAATTACAAATATTTCCCCGGCCCCCTGGAGGACCTGGAAGAGACGTGGGGCATCGTCAAAAAAATGGTCAAAACCGTGGCCGCCGAATGGGAAAAGCCGGATAACAGCATCTGGGAGTTCCGCAACAAGGCCGACCATTTTGTGTTTTCCAAGGTCATGAGCTGGGTTGCCCTGGACCGGGCCGCGCAGATCGCGAGCTACCTCCGGAGGCCGGATTACGAGCGCACAATCCGGGCCGGAGCCGACATTATCCGGGCGGACGTCCTGGAAAAAGGCTGGAACCCGAAGATCAACAGCTTCTCCCAGGCCTACGGGAACGACGAGGTGGATTCCTCCCTTCTGCTCATGGAACAATACGGCTTTATCGAGGCGGCCGACTCCCGTTTTGTGGCCACGGTCGATAGGGTCCGCCGGGAGTTGCTCCACGAGGGCCTCATGTACCGCTACAAGAACAGCGACGACTTCGGGGAGCCGGAATCCGCCTTTACCATCTGCACCTTCTGGATGGTGCGGGCGCTTTTCGTCACCGGGCGGCAGGAGGAGGCGCGGGCGCTTTTCGAGCAGGTTTTGAGTTGTTCCAACCACGTGGGTCTGTTCAGCGAGGACCTTGATTTCAAAACCCGCCGCCAGTTGGGCAACATCCCCCAGGCGTATTCCCACCTGGCGCTCATCGACGTGGCCTCGCTCTTCGGCGAGCGGATCGAGCGGCGGGTGCGGCCGACGCCTCTGGATTAG
- a CDS encoding conserved exported hypothetical protein (Evidence 4 : Homologs of previously reported genes of unknown function) produces MDRRTFLKWQMQGVLLAGVAPGLLCSAGDALAAAPAFPDIAVAKGSPATATRAAVQAVGGMGRFVKPGQRVVIKPNMSFANTPESATNTHPDVVREVLAMVKEAGAASVRVLDHSLQNPEQTLIRSGIRDACNSIEEGICHHLMDAKFYRDTQMLDGKEMKSNAVMTDVLAADVIIAVPVAKHHGGAGVSLSLKGQMGLIYDRHSMHSRYDLQTSIVDLFTRLRPALAVIDATRVLTTRGPSGPGEVITPGEVIASADPVAADAMAVASYQWYGKKLEPRQVGHIRIAHERGLGRMDVENLVVKRVSA; encoded by the coding sequence ATGGACAGACGGACTTTTTTGAAATGGCAGATGCAGGGCGTGCTCCTCGCGGGGGTCGCCCCCGGTCTTTTGTGTTCCGCCGGGGACGCGCTGGCCGCCGCCCCGGCCTTTCCGGATATAGCCGTCGCCAAAGGGTCTCCGGCAACCGCAACCAGGGCCGCGGTTCAGGCCGTCGGCGGCATGGGCCGGTTCGTGAAGCCGGGCCAGCGGGTGGTTATCAAGCCCAACATGAGTTTCGCCAACACGCCGGAGAGCGCCACCAACACCCACCCGGACGTGGTGCGCGAGGTGCTCGCCATGGTCAAGGAAGCCGGGGCCGCGAGCGTGCGCGTGCTCGACCATTCCTTGCAGAATCCGGAACAGACGCTTATCCGGTCCGGCATCCGCGATGCATGCAACAGCATCGAGGAAGGTATCTGTCATCACCTCATGGATGCGAAATTCTACCGGGACACGCAGATGCTGGACGGCAAGGAGATGAAAAGCAACGCCGTGATGACCGACGTGCTGGCCGCGGACGTCATCATCGCGGTGCCGGTCGCCAAGCACCACGGCGGGGCCGGGGTATCCCTTTCGCTCAAGGGGCAGATGGGGCTGATCTATGACCGGCACAGCATGCATTCGCGGTACGATCTGCAAACGTCCATCGTGGATTTGTTTACCCGGCTGCGGCCCGCCCTGGCTGTTATCGACGCCACGCGCGTGCTGACTACCAGGGGGCCGTCCGGGCCGGGGGAAGTGATAACCCCGGGCGAGGTGATCGCCTCCGCCGACCCGGTGGCGGCGGACGCCATGGCGGTTGCGTCCTACCAGTGGTATGGGAAAAAGCTTGAGCCGCGCCAGGTTGGGCATATCAGGATAGCCCACGAGCGGGGGCTGGGGCGGATGGATGTGGAGAATTTGGTGGTGAAGAGGGTGAGTGCGTGA
- a CDS encoding TPR domain protein, whose protein sequence is MKARYDDIDAYIADLKAEIAASPDCANHHYNLGMAYLSKRDFMEAEKSFFEAVAQSPHLAEAYVQLGGIAMQRGDLEGCLNYNKEAVNARPRFAIGWGNIGFVHMQRGEPKEAVAALTKALKWDPKFIQAQATIAAAYLMLGDAERSVALSEKALALEPEFAPAHNNLAIALLELGQKEKAAEHARLAMQYGFDVDRKIREELGG, encoded by the coding sequence ATGAAAGCCCGTTATGATGACATTGACGCCTATATCGCCGATCTGAAAGCGGAAATTGCGGCCAGCCCCGATTGCGCCAACCACCACTACAACCTGGGCATGGCGTATCTGAGCAAGCGCGATTTCATGGAAGCCGAGAAATCCTTTTTTGAGGCCGTGGCCCAGTCGCCCCATCTGGCCGAGGCCTATGTGCAGCTCGGCGGCATCGCCATGCAGCGCGGCGACCTTGAGGGCTGCCTCAATTACAACAAGGAGGCGGTCAACGCTCGGCCCCGGTTCGCCATCGGCTGGGGGAACATCGGGTTCGTGCACATGCAGCGCGGCGAGCCCAAAGAGGCCGTGGCCGCCCTGACCAAGGCCCTGAAATGGGACCCCAAGTTCATTCAGGCCCAGGCCACCATCGCCGCCGCCTATCTCATGCTGGGGGATGCGGAACGGAGCGTGGCTTTAAGTGAAAAGGCGCTCGCGCTGGAGCCGGAGTTCGCCCCGGCACACAACAATCTGGCCATTGCGTTGTTGGAGCTGGGGCAGAAGGAAAAGGCGGCGGAGCACGCTAGGCTTGCCATGCAATACGGGTTTGATGTGGATCGGAAGATCCGGGAAGAATTGGGGGGTTAG
- a CDS encoding conserved hypothetical protein (Evidence 4 : Homologs of previously reported genes of unknown function), with the protein MADTPRRAPDIFADPKGKRDLDEDAAAQKRGIYETLGARGKKYVDKIGYDAWDPFQEPKDPLDIRTDVTRRTTRQLVNRFLQEHAPAEGGGVGNAYGQGVLECALGIVNKDEKFRGIFEFCIWYEQLLRREGHDTE; encoded by the coding sequence ATGGCTGACACGCCCCGCCGCGCGCCGGACATCTTCGCCGACCCCAAGGGCAAACGCGATCTGGACGAAGACGCGGCGGCCCAGAAGCGCGGCATTTACGAAACCCTCGGCGCGCGCGGCAAAAAGTACGTGGATAAAATCGGCTATGACGCCTGGGACCCGTTCCAGGAACCCAAGGACCCCCTGGATATCAGGACCGACGTGACCCGCCGCACCACCCGGCAGCTTGTGAACCGTTTTCTGCAGGAACACGCGCCCGCGGAAGGCGGCGGCGTGGGCAACGCTTACGGCCAGGGCGTGCTGGAGTGCGCGCTCGGCATCGTCAACAAGGACGAGAAATTCCGGGGAATATTTGAATTTTGCATCTGGTACGAGCAACTGCTCCGCCGGGAAGGACACGATACCGAATGA
- a CDS encoding conserved hypothetical protein (Evidence 4 : Homologs of previously reported genes of unknown function), with the protein MIILPDPTVIFSRYEDLAREADTAFERVRQAHPACVTCHEGCSGCCHALFDLTLVEAAYLNAAFLAAFPSGPERSGILERAHAADRKIHTIKRRAFKAEQAGQEVGGILEAIARERVRCPLLGDDDRCVLYAHRPVTCRVYGVPTAVGGKGHVCGQAAFLPGQPYPTVNLDRIHERLATLSRDLAAHMQSGFSAIHTVLVPVSMALITTYDAAYYGLDKKPGADNG; encoded by the coding sequence ATGATAATTCTCCCAGACCCCACGGTTATTTTTTCACGGTATGAAGATCTCGCCCGCGAGGCTGATACGGCTTTTGAGCGCGTGCGCCAAGCGCACCCCGCGTGCGTAACCTGTCATGAGGGATGCAGCGGCTGCTGCCACGCCCTTTTCGACCTTACCCTGGTGGAAGCGGCCTACCTTAACGCGGCCTTCCTGGCGGCCTTCCCGTCCGGGCCGGAGCGCTCGGGCATTCTTGAGCGGGCGCACGCCGCGGACAGGAAGATCCACACCATCAAACGCAGAGCCTTCAAAGCGGAACAGGCCGGTCAAGAAGTTGGCGGCATCCTGGAAGCCATCGCCAGGGAACGCGTGCGGTGTCCCCTGCTCGGCGACGACGACCGCTGCGTCCTGTACGCGCACCGGCCCGTGACCTGCCGCGTGTACGGCGTTCCCACGGCCGTCGGCGGCAAGGGGCATGTTTGCGGCCAGGCCGCCTTTCTGCCTGGGCAGCCGTACCCCACGGTCAACCTGGACCGCATCCACGAGCGGCTCGCAACGCTCAGCCGGGACCTCGCCGCGCACATGCAAAGCGGGTTTTCCGCCATCCACACGGTGCTGGTGCCTGTTTCCATGGCGCTTATCACCACCTATGACGCGGCGTACTACGGGCTGGACAAAAAGCCGGGGGCCGACAATGGCTGA
- a CDS encoding putative TRAP-T family transporter, periplasmic binding protein (Evidence 3 : Function proposed based on presence of conserved amino acid motif, structural feature or limited homology), whose translation MMPRIAASFAAVLFWFSLCPAASSAAATDPDYPPQWPDVNITVTLPFPQGSETDALFSLIREGFVAKTGKDAKVRYVPGRAGADAWARVVDDAPDGSVLTLVLFPDAYLRSTQPDSGVFLNTLAVCNVIAYIPCVLWTIEQNPFKTVQDVADAAADKGGAFMVAGSGRYSASQLAARALDREMGVRTTYVPYTGTVTAAGAVVNGQASVFWGYSARVAAPGLKNAKLRPLAVASGKRVPSLPDVPAFQELGMRVNEGVYIGVAVPADTPKITREEISEFFSAFAKTPEFRTKAVESGFSPLDIGMDSVSLFFTEMKAAAERKAESVSLGEQ comes from the coding sequence ATGATGCCCCGTATCGCCGCATCGTTCGCCGCTGTTCTGTTCTGGTTCTCGCTGTGCCCGGCCGCATCGTCCGCCGCCGCCACGGACCCGGATTATCCCCCGCAGTGGCCTGATGTGAACATAACCGTGACCCTGCCTTTCCCCCAGGGGAGCGAGACGGATGCGCTCTTTTCCCTGATCCGGGAGGGGTTCGTCGCCAAAACGGGCAAGGATGCCAAGGTCCGGTACGTTCCGGGCAGGGCCGGGGCGGACGCCTGGGCCCGCGTCGTTGACGACGCGCCGGACGGCTCCGTTTTGACGCTGGTGCTGTTCCCGGACGCCTACCTCCGCTCGACGCAGCCGGACTCTGGCGTCTTTCTCAACACTCTGGCCGTCTGTAACGTGATCGCCTACATACCGTGCGTTCTCTGGACGATAGAGCAGAATCCCTTCAAGACGGTCCAGGACGTGGCGGATGCCGCTGCCGACAAGGGCGGCGCATTCATGGTCGCCGGGTCGGGCAGGTACAGCGCGAGCCAGCTCGCGGCGCGGGCCCTGGACAGGGAAATGGGCGTGCGCACGACATACGTGCCCTATACCGGCACCGTGACCGCCGCCGGAGCGGTTGTAAACGGCCAGGCGAGCGTTTTTTGGGGGTACTCCGCGCGCGTGGCCGCGCCGGGCCTCAAGAACGCGAAGCTGAGGCCCTTGGCCGTCGCTTCCGGGAAAAGAGTGCCGTCCCTTCCGGACGTGCCCGCGTTTCAGGAATTGGGCATGCGCGTCAACGAAGGCGTGTATATCGGCGTTGCCGTTCCGGCGGATACGCCGAAAATCACTCGTGAAGAAATTTCGGAGTTTTTTTCCGCGTTTGCCAAAACGCCGGAGTTCCGGACAAAGGCTGTGGAATCCGGCTTCTCCCCTCTGGATATCGGTATGGATTCCGTGTCCCTTTTCTTCACGGAGATGAAAGCCGCCGCCGAAAGGAAGGCTGAATCGGTTTCCCTCGGCGAGCAATAA
- a CDS encoding conserved exported hypothetical protein (Evidence 4 : Homologs of previously reported genes of unknown function) — protein MLREFLKKNGIYIALMACVLLFGPGSLLPSAAAGPEDSIRMLQQGIDTKDLSVVETYLDIDGVVAKGLTQVLADPELVNEAAQNPAIAMVLALGGNAATNEALRSLLVSEARSYVTYGVVSGAFAGKPEKTATPYQGVFGKVFRGGEKDKKVFGPAKVKQSGKNGAVVTTVLADGTKGRAYPLELRMARQEGVWRVVEVANAADFMRKSKEKNQ, from the coding sequence ATGCTTCGGGAATTCTTGAAGAAGAACGGTATATACATTGCGCTCATGGCCTGCGTGCTGCTTTTCGGGCCGGGGAGCCTCCTCCCTTCCGCCGCCGCCGGGCCGGAAGACAGCATCCGTATGCTGCAACAGGGGATAGACACCAAAGACCTCTCGGTGGTCGAAACGTATCTCGATATTGACGGCGTGGTGGCAAAGGGATTGACGCAGGTGCTCGCGGACCCGGAACTGGTCAACGAGGCCGCGCAAAACCCAGCCATTGCCATGGTGCTCGCCCTCGGCGGCAATGCCGCGACGAACGAGGCGCTGCGCTCCCTGCTCGTTTCCGAAGCCAGGAGCTATGTCACTTACGGCGTGGTTTCGGGCGCGTTCGCGGGAAAGCCGGAAAAAACCGCGACGCCGTACCAGGGTGTTTTCGGCAAGGTTTTCCGGGGCGGGGAAAAGGACAAAAAGGTCTTCGGCCCCGCTAAAGTCAAACAAAGCGGGAAAAACGGCGCCGTGGTCACGACCGTGCTCGCCGACGGGACAAAGGGCCGCGCGTACCCCCTGGAGTTGCGCATGGCGCGGCAGGAAGGGGTCTGGCGGGTGGTGGAGGTGGCCAACGCGGCCGATTTCATGCGCAAATCCAAGGAAAAGAACCAATGA
- a CDS encoding Transcriptional regulator produces the protein MNTDTRLAVSAHILALLSFAPPGKVYTSAVAARSVNTNPVVVRRLMGKLKQSGLITVFRGKGGAALSRPAETITLLDVFNAIVPPGKRCPFELHQNPSPRCFIGKNIHDALEMPLAKARSALQESLATTTIADIAAFIRARRENETD, from the coding sequence ATGAACACGGATACCCGCCTGGCCGTTAGCGCCCATATTCTGGCCCTGCTCTCCTTTGCCCCGCCGGGCAAGGTCTATACCTCGGCCGTTGCCGCCCGGAGCGTCAATACCAACCCGGTCGTCGTACGCCGCCTCATGGGCAAGCTCAAGCAATCCGGCCTTATCACCGTTTTTCGCGGCAAGGGCGGCGCGGCCCTCAGCCGCCCGGCGGAGACCATTACCCTGCTGGACGTTTTCAACGCCATTGTTCCGCCGGGGAAGCGCTGCCCGTTCGAGTTGCACCAAAACCCCAGCCCCCGCTGCTTTATCGGGAAAAACATCCACGACGCTCTGGAAATGCCGCTCGCCAAGGCGCGGAGCGCGTTGCAGGAAAGTCTCGCCACCACCACCATTGCGGACATTGCCGCGTTCATCAGGGCGCGGCGCGAGAATGAAACGGATTGA
- a CDS encoding putative NADH:flavin oxidoreductase (Evidence 3 : Function proposed based on presence of conserved amino acid motif, structural feature or limited homology), which produces MKTLFDPVRIGGLALKNRIIRSATHERAYDEQGRFAPILGPIYKKLAEGGVGAIVTGMMGAGPSSRLMPRTVDANGKTAVAGLRELAGTVHPYGCKLLVQLSHCGQRSTVTENDGPAIGPVDTVQPSGKPVRAMTTADIARVAAGFADASARCREAGVDGVEIHGAHGYGLSQFLSPYFNKRRDEYGGDMAGRSRIIFEVYDAIRAKVGTDYPVWIKISGRELVDDSSTWDEILWLCAELEKRGINAIELSGGIGEDDKSKSAQFVKDEEDEGTFAPEALALAAALAVPVVSVCGYRTPAVINGWLNKGNIEGISLCRPLIAEPDLVNRWANGDTAKARCISCNKCYKPKAGFGCQVF; this is translated from the coding sequence ATGAAGACCCTGTTCGACCCTGTCCGCATCGGCGGCCTTGCCCTGAAAAACCGTATCATCCGGAGCGCCACGCACGAGCGGGCCTATGACGAGCAAGGCCGCTTCGCGCCCATTCTCGGGCCCATCTATAAAAAGCTCGCGGAAGGGGGTGTGGGGGCCATCGTCACCGGCATGATGGGCGCCGGGCCTTCCTCCCGGCTCATGCCGCGCACGGTTGACGCGAACGGCAAAACCGCCGTGGCCGGGCTCCGGGAACTGGCGGGCACGGTTCATCCTTACGGCTGCAAACTCCTGGTTCAGCTCAGCCACTGCGGGCAGCGCTCCACCGTGACGGAAAACGACGGGCCCGCCATCGGCCCCGTGGACACGGTCCAACCCTCGGGCAAACCGGTCAGGGCCATGACCACAGCCGACATCGCGCGCGTGGCCGCCGGGTTCGCGGATGCGTCCGCCCGGTGCAGGGAGGCGGGCGTGGACGGCGTGGAAATCCACGGGGCGCACGGGTACGGCCTCAGCCAGTTCCTCAGCCCCTATTTCAACAAACGGCGGGACGAGTACGGCGGGGATATGGCCGGCAGATCCCGCATCATCTTCGAGGTGTATGACGCCATCCGGGCCAAAGTCGGGACCGACTACCCCGTGTGGATCAAAATAAGCGGCCGGGAGCTGGTGGACGATTCCTCCACCTGGGACGAGATTCTCTGGCTGTGCGCGGAACTTGAGAAACGCGGCATCAACGCCATAGAGCTCAGCGGCGGGATCGGGGAAGACGACAAATCGAAATCCGCCCAGTTCGTCAAGGATGAGGAGGATGAAGGAACCTTCGCGCCCGAGGCGCTGGCGCTCGCCGCCGCCCTCGCCGTTCCCGTGGTCAGCGTCTGCGGCTACAGGACGCCCGCCGTCATCAACGGCTGGCTGAACAAAGGGAACATCGAAGGCATCTCCCTCTGCCGCCCGCTCATCGCCGAGCCGGATCTGGTGAACAGATGGGCAAACGGGGATACGGCAAAGGCGCGCTGTATTTCCTGCAACAAGTGCTACAAACCCAAAGCCGGGTTTGGCTGTCAGGTGTTCTGA